One stretch of Haladaptatus sp. R4 DNA includes these proteins:
- a CDS encoding diphthine--ammonia ligase, which yields MNQQAWVSLFSGGKDSSWALYRALEAGLNVERLLTVHPKGDSYMYHVPATELTALAAESIGIPLVNVEGDFDAKSVEDAGEQGDMETEIMEDALRDLDLDLAGVTAGAVESEFQTHRIQDLCDDLGIDLFAPLWQQDPRELADAMLDAGFEIKIVQVAAYGLDESWLGRTLDADALDELEELNEEYGVHILGEGGEFETLVTDAPHMDRPIELEYETEWDGSRGRLHITDAGLDE from the coding sequence ATGAATCAGCAGGCGTGGGTCAGCCTCTTCTCCGGCGGCAAGGACTCCTCGTGGGCGCTCTACCGTGCGCTCGAAGCGGGCCTGAACGTCGAGCGACTGCTCACCGTTCACCCGAAAGGCGACTCGTACATGTACCACGTTCCGGCGACGGAACTCACGGCGCTCGCCGCCGAAAGCATCGGCATTCCGCTCGTGAACGTCGAGGGTGACTTCGACGCCAAATCGGTCGAGGACGCGGGCGAACAGGGCGACATGGAAACCGAAATCATGGAGGACGCGCTCCGCGACCTCGACCTTGACCTCGCGGGCGTGACGGCGGGTGCGGTCGAAAGCGAGTTCCAGACGCACCGGATTCAGGACCTCTGTGACGACCTCGGTATCGACCTGTTCGCTCCCCTCTGGCAGCAGGACCCCCGCGAACTCGCGGACGCCATGCTCGACGCCGGTTTCGAGATCAAAATCGTTCAAGTCGCGGCCTACGGCTTGGACGAGTCGTGGCTCGGCCGAACGCTCGACGCCGACGCGCTGGACGAGTTGGAGGAACTCAACGAGGAGTACGGCGTCCACATTCTCGGCGAGGGTGGAGAGTTCGAGACCCTCGTGACGGATGCGCCGCACATGGACCGCCCTATCGAACTGGAGTACGAAACCGAGTGGGACGGCAGTCGTGGTAGACTGCATATTACGGATGCTGGCCTCGATGAGTAG
- a CDS encoding bifunctional oligoribonuclease/PAP phosphatase NrnA produces the protein MELRADQSVQGLFRSVQLYSSDNPMLVVGAVLGAVVLAVSAWLVVRWIRRPKGARLKRALAKRDELVVLLHPNPDPDAMACGIAIAYLAETVGTDVTLQYTGQIRHQENRAFRTILDLELDRVEHVTDLAASTIVLVDHNTPRGFNGAERIEPYAVIDHHPGNGTGEVFTDKRTKYGACSTIVAEYFDDLGATPVGPDEIPPEDEFVLPSHIATGLLYGIQSDTKHLTNGCSAAEFSASAYLYRGVDEHRLDRIANPQVSAEVLEIKSRAITEREVRGSFAVCNVGSLSNADAIPQAADELMQLEGVTAVVVYGKREDTLYISGRSRDDRVHMGKALQAAVTDIPGADAGGHARMGGGQVPVESAVIAGGMEAGLWLDREFIDGIFDALNGNV, from the coding sequence ATGGAGCTACGGGCCGACCAGTCGGTTCAGGGGCTGTTCCGCAGTGTGCAACTCTACAGTTCCGACAATCCGATGTTGGTCGTCGGGGCCGTCCTCGGCGCGGTCGTGTTGGCGGTGTCGGCGTGGCTGGTCGTCCGCTGGATTCGGCGACCGAAGGGAGCTCGGCTCAAACGGGCGTTAGCGAAACGGGACGAACTCGTCGTCCTGTTGCACCCCAATCCCGACCCTGATGCGATGGCGTGTGGTATCGCAATCGCGTATCTCGCGGAAACGGTCGGAACGGACGTAACACTGCAGTATACAGGGCAGATACGACACCAGGAAAACCGCGCGTTCCGAACCATTCTCGACCTCGAACTCGACCGCGTCGAACACGTAACCGACCTCGCTGCTTCTACCATCGTTCTCGTCGATCACAACACTCCGCGCGGATTCAACGGCGCGGAACGGATCGAACCGTACGCCGTCATCGACCACCATCCCGGAAACGGTACCGGCGAGGTGTTCACGGACAAGCGAACGAAGTACGGCGCGTGTTCGACCATCGTCGCGGAGTACTTCGACGACCTCGGAGCGACGCCCGTCGGTCCGGACGAGATTCCGCCCGAGGACGAGTTCGTTCTCCCGTCCCACATCGCCACCGGCTTGCTGTACGGGATTCAGTCCGACACGAAACACCTGACGAACGGCTGTTCGGCGGCGGAGTTCTCGGCGAGTGCGTACCTCTATCGCGGCGTGGACGAGCACCGCCTCGACCGAATCGCGAACCCGCAGGTGAGCGCCGAAGTGCTGGAAATCAAGTCGCGGGCGATCACGGAACGGGAAGTTCGCGGTTCCTTTGCGGTCTGTAACGTTGGCTCGCTCTCGAACGCCGACGCGATTCCGCAGGCAGCGGACGAACTCATGCAACTCGAAGGGGTGACGGCCGTCGTCGTCTACGGCAAGCGCGAGGACACGCTCTACATCTCGGGACGGTCGCGCGACGACCGGGTTCACATGGGGAAGGCACTGCAGGCGGCCGTCACGGACATCCCGGGTGCCGACGCCGGTGGGCACGCACGGATGGGTGGCGGGCAAGTGCCGGTCGAATCGGCGGTCATCGCCGGGGGAATGGAAGCGGGTCTCTGGTTGGACCGGGAGTTCATCGACGGAATCTTCGATGCGCTGAACGGGAACGTCTGA
- a CDS encoding DUF373 family protein: MSTLVVCVDRNDDIGRKTGLEMPVAGWEAVQALVTDVGLADPEDSSVNCLLEALRVARDLRDEDEESMVAVISGTADTRVGADRAVAAQLDDLIAEHHPDSTIIVIDSAEDERLVPIVESRVRVDAVDRVVVRQARDIESTYYLLKQFLADEELRQTVLVPTGIALIAFPVLLLKLGLAMATSAIAAVVGLFALYKGLAIGSYFRNLPGEARDALYSGRVSIVTYVVAVGLSLIGVFAGALRAAPMDSTGNVLMTAMAFVFESVPWIAVAALTASMGRLLDEVIRNDSVRNSYLNLPFGVLAVGLVVRGFSAYFLQRAGNIKPVVIPQIMIGRTTIQRLTLDPGTRLAVYVVLGVLVSLIGVRVASYISGTTINEELAE, translated from the coding sequence ATGAGTACGCTGGTGGTGTGTGTCGATAGAAACGACGACATCGGACGCAAGACGGGGTTGGAGATGCCCGTCGCGGGATGGGAAGCGGTCCAGGCGCTCGTCACCGATGTCGGGTTGGCCGACCCAGAGGATTCGAGTGTCAACTGTCTCCTCGAAGCGCTCCGCGTGGCCCGCGACCTGCGGGACGAAGACGAGGAATCGATGGTCGCCGTCATCTCCGGTACCGCCGACACACGGGTCGGTGCCGACCGCGCCGTGGCCGCCCAACTCGACGACCTCATCGCGGAACACCACCCCGACTCGACGATCATCGTCATCGATAGCGCGGAGGACGAACGCCTCGTCCCCATCGTGGAGAGTCGCGTCCGAGTGGACGCGGTGGACCGCGTGGTCGTCCGACAGGCCCGCGACATCGAGTCCACCTACTATCTCCTGAAGCAGTTCCTCGCGGACGAGGAACTGCGCCAGACCGTCCTCGTTCCGACCGGCATCGCGCTCATCGCGTTTCCGGTCCTGCTCCTGAAGTTGGGCCTCGCCATGGCGACGTCCGCCATTGCGGCCGTCGTCGGCCTGTTCGCGCTGTACAAGGGACTCGCCATCGGGTCCTACTTCCGTAACCTGCCCGGCGAGGCCCGCGACGCTCTCTACTCCGGTCGGGTTTCCATCGTCACCTACGTCGTCGCCGTGGGGCTATCGCTCATCGGCGTGTTCGCCGGGGCGCTCCGGGCCGCGCCGATGGACTCCACCGGCAACGTCCTCATGACCGCGATGGCGTTCGTCTTCGAGAGCGTCCCGTGGATAGCCGTCGCCGCGCTCACCGCCAGCATGGGTCGCTTGCTGGACGAGGTCATCCGCAACGACAGCGTACGGAACTCGTATCTCAACCTGCCGTTCGGCGTGCTCGCGGTCGGGTTGGTCGTCCGCGGGTTCTCGGCCTACTTCCTCCAGCGCGCCGGAAACATCAAGCCCGTCGTGATTCCCCAGATAATGATCGGGCGGACGACCATTCAGCGACTCACGCTCGACCCCGGAACCCGACTCGCGGTGTACGTCGTCCTCGGCGTCCTCGTCAGCCTCATCGGCGTTCGCGTGGCGTCCTACATTAGCGGGACGACCATCAACGAGGAACTGGCCGAGTAA
- a CDS encoding bacterio-opsin activator domain-containing protein produces MGEHTAGGDSFETRTTRSHTVLFVEHETDIARRLDGGHEDLTVHSVSSATDCLSRLDSDAIDCVVSNHRLPNSTGIALLDSIRDDHPNLPFVLLTDSGNERIASEAIGLGVSDYVPLSALDGTEELRQRIVDAIYDRIGGHSDNHIKTLMSAFPDVAFLLDETGKYCELLVGPNSEALAATAPPDLVGRQLHDVFSDDIADSFLRHIHRTLESGQVETMEYPLAVKSGQRWFEARSTPLGQQINGRDVVVWVARDITERRQREQTLAHQHEELETLNRIHWVIQEVIRDLVHAATRDDIEQMVCERLVESGLYELAWTDESEVSRGGVTPRTRAGGIEGYLDILVEYGDRLGDDPASEAMRSDELQVIRDVGETDMLPEEIREEALDRDIESGISIPISYGNTMYGSLSLVSTRSGVLGDRAQAALEILGDTIGFAINAAKNKQILLSDSTIELEFHVTGSRDAVMAASRHLNCTCHLMGLVPASDGELLHYVRVEDAPADRLETMLSEDEHVGECRLIDTDDDGLVIEVRMTESTVKRLVEAGAAVQSATANGGEVSIVAEIPHETDVRKVVDTFQAAYPMAELVGKRTIDRPIQTAQEFRRSLTDRLTDRQETALRTSYFAGYYDWPRGSTAEEVAGALDIASPTLHYHLRKAQHQLLASLFDERNTDEP; encoded by the coding sequence ATGGGGGAGCACACGGCCGGAGGAGACTCATTCGAGACGAGAACGACGAGGAGCCATACGGTCCTGTTCGTCGAGCACGAAACCGACATCGCACGGCGACTCGATGGAGGCCACGAGGACCTGACGGTTCACTCCGTCTCGTCCGCAACGGACTGTCTCTCCCGCCTCGACAGCGACGCCATCGACTGCGTCGTCAGTAACCACCGCTTACCCAATTCGACGGGAATCGCGCTCCTCGATTCGATACGCGACGACCATCCGAACCTCCCGTTCGTCCTACTGACGGATAGCGGAAACGAGCGAATCGCCAGCGAAGCAATCGGTCTCGGAGTGAGCGATTACGTTCCACTGAGCGCGCTCGATGGAACGGAGGAGTTACGACAACGGATCGTTGACGCGATTTACGATCGGATCGGCGGCCACAGCGATAATCACATCAAGACGCTCATGAGCGCGTTCCCGGACGTCGCCTTCCTCCTGGACGAGACGGGAAAATACTGCGAACTGCTCGTCGGCCCGAACTCGGAGGCCCTCGCCGCGACAGCGCCGCCGGACCTCGTCGGCCGACAGTTACACGACGTCTTTTCGGACGACATCGCGGACAGTTTTTTACGCCACATCCATCGGACGCTGGAGAGCGGGCAGGTCGAAACGATGGAATATCCGCTCGCCGTCAAAAGCGGACAACGCTGGTTCGAGGCGCGCTCGACGCCGCTTGGCCAACAGATCAACGGCCGGGACGTCGTCGTCTGGGTTGCTCGTGATATCACCGAGCGACGGCAACGTGAGCAAACGCTGGCCCATCAGCACGAGGAATTGGAGACGCTGAACCGGATCCACTGGGTGATACAGGAGGTCATCCGCGACCTCGTGCACGCGGCGACGCGCGACGACATCGAACAGATGGTGTGTGAACGATTGGTCGAATCCGGGTTGTACGAACTCGCGTGGACGGACGAGAGCGAGGTCAGCCGCGGGGGTGTGACGCCCCGAACCCGCGCCGGTGGAATCGAGGGCTATCTCGACATACTCGTCGAATACGGCGACAGGCTCGGCGACGACCCCGCGAGCGAGGCGATGCGTAGCGACGAACTGCAGGTGATTCGGGACGTCGGAGAGACGGACATGCTTCCCGAAGAGATACGCGAGGAAGCGCTCGACCGCGACATCGAATCGGGGATTTCGATCCCCATCTCGTACGGCAACACGATGTACGGATCGCTGTCGCTCGTCTCGACGCGGAGCGGCGTGCTCGGCGACCGAGCACAGGCCGCCCTCGAAATCCTCGGGGACACCATCGGCTTCGCCATCAACGCCGCGAAGAACAAGCAGATTCTGCTGTCGGACAGCACCATCGAACTCGAATTCCACGTGACCGGCTCCCGCGACGCGGTCATGGCTGCCTCCCGTCATCTCAACTGTACGTGTCACCTCATGGGATTGGTCCCTGCCTCCGACGGGGAGTTGCTACACTACGTTCGCGTCGAGGATGCGCCCGCGGACCGTCTCGAAACCATGCTCTCCGAGGACGAACACGTCGGCGAGTGCCGACTCATCGACACGGACGACGACGGACTGGTCATCGAGGTTCGGATGACCGAATCGACGGTCAAGCGGTTGGTCGAGGCCGGTGCCGCCGTCCAATCCGCGACCGCAAACGGTGGCGAAGTCTCCATCGTCGCCGAAATCCCGCACGAGACGGACGTTCGCAAGGTCGTCGATACGTTTCAGGCGGCGTATCCGATGGCGGAACTGGTCGGCAAGCGAACCATCGACCGCCCGATTCAAACCGCACAGGAGTTCCGCCGCTCGCTGACCGACCGTCTGACCGACAGACAGGAGACGGCGCTCCGAACCTCGTACTTCGCGGGATACTACGACTGGCCGCGCGGAAGCACCGCCGAAGAGGTCGCCGGCGCGCTCGACATCGCCTCCCCCACGCTCCATTACCATCTTCGGAAGGCACAACACCAACTGCTCGCCTCGCTGTTCGACGAACGGAACACCGACGAGCCGTGA
- a CDS encoding sugar phosphate nucleotidyltransferase, with translation MKAVVLAGGYATRLWPITKQRPKMFLPIGETTVIDRIFADLEADERVDTVYVSTNERFADDFREHLAESEFEKPQLSVEDTSEEDEKFGVVGALAQLVEREEVDDDLVVIAGDNLISFDVGDFVNFFENKGESCLAAYDVGSKELAKAYGLVELDGDRVVDFQEKPEDPHSTLVSIACYAFTAETLPLLEQYLTDGNNPDEPGWFLQWLQSRNPVYAYTFEEAWFDIGTPESYLEAVAWFLDGESYVADSATLDNADIGHNVHVMDGAELTDANLENAIIFPDATIQGCDVRDTIIDEGTYVENMDLAGALIGAHTQITNQRDE, from the coding sequence ATGAAAGCCGTCGTCCTCGCCGGTGGATATGCGACACGTCTGTGGCCGATTACGAAACAGCGACCGAAGATGTTTCTGCCGATCGGTGAAACAACGGTCATCGACCGCATCTTCGCCGACCTCGAAGCCGACGAGCGTGTCGACACCGTCTACGTGAGCACGAACGAACGATTCGCCGACGACTTCCGCGAGCACCTCGCGGAGAGCGAATTCGAAAAGCCTCAGCTGAGCGTCGAAGACACGTCCGAGGAGGACGAGAAGTTCGGCGTCGTCGGCGCCCTCGCCCAACTCGTCGAGCGCGAGGAGGTGGACGACGACCTCGTCGTCATCGCCGGAGACAACCTCATCAGCTTCGACGTCGGCGACTTCGTGAACTTCTTCGAGAACAAGGGAGAATCCTGCCTCGCCGCCTACGACGTCGGCAGCAAGGAACTCGCGAAAGCCTACGGGTTGGTCGAACTCGACGGCGACCGCGTCGTGGACTTTCAGGAGAAACCGGAAGACCCCCACTCCACGCTGGTCTCCATCGCCTGCTATGCGTTCACCGCCGAAACCCTCCCGCTTCTCGAACAGTACCTCACCGACGGGAACAACCCCGACGAACCCGGCTGGTTCCTCCAATGGTTGCAGTCGCGCAACCCCGTTTACGCCTACACCTTCGAGGAAGCGTGGTTCGACATCGGAACCCCCGAAAGCTACCTCGAAGCCGTCGCGTGGTTCCTCGACGGGGAATCCTACGTCGCCGACAGCGCCACCCTCGACAACGCCGACATCGGCCACAACGTCCACGTGATGGACGGCGCGGAACTGACCGATGCTAACCTCGAAAACGCCATCATCTTCCCCGATGCAACGATTCAGGGGTGTGACGTGCGTGACACCATCATAGACGAAGGCACTTACGTCGAGAACATGGACCTGGCTGGCGCACTCATCGGTGCACACACCCAGATCACGAATCAGCGGGACGAGTAA